The genomic window TCGGTGAGGAAATGCCCGATTCCCCATGCCCGATTCCCAATGAACCAGCTTTATCACCACAATTCTCTGTAGGCTCTTATTTAGATAAAGAGCAACGCTATCAGTTTTTGGAATCGCCATCAGCCCAAAATGCTGAAGTGTGTGCCAAAGTTTTAGACTGCCAACCTTATCAAGTCTCACTAGTGGAGACTATATTAGCCAATCAGCAACAGGGCTTGATTGCGCCAGTAGCAGAAGCTAATGGGATTCCCAAAATTGCAGAGCCTTACATTGTCTTACAATCCCCCCATCACCCAGAAATACCCAAGATTCATGATGCTTGGCAGGATGGTGATGTGCAGGTGATACTCATTGAAGACCGTTCTCATTGGCAGTATCTACTAGATTCGTGGAAAAAGGAAACAACCAGTTCGTTACAGATTTTGCACTGGTGTTATCAAATGACCCAACTCTGGTTTTTACTAGAACCACTTGAATGTCATTACAGTTTGTTAGATTTGTCGAATCTGCGATTGGATGAAGACCAATCTTTGGGACTACAAAGGTTATATGTAGAAACACTGAATAGTCAGATATCGGCTGGATTAAAAGAGGAGGAAGAAGAACCTCTGGAGCTTTCAGGAGAGCCTATAACTCTGAAAGCCTTGGGGCGAGTTTGGCAGGCGTTGTTTAGAAGTTCACAACGCACTCAATTCGGGTTATTAATCCAAGTTTTGGATGATTTAGAGCAAGGTACTATTCAGACGATCGCACAATTGCGATCGCGTTTACAAGAAGTAGCCACGGAATTAGAAGTCACAACATCCCCTATTTTTCAGTCAATGGAAGAAGAACAAACAACTTCACCCACGCTCTTACAGGTAGATGATTTTGAAGATTCTGCCAGTAGAGCAGATGACCTACCGACAGTTGTGCTATCAGTACAGTTAAGTAGTTTAGAAGACGCAGGATTGACCGATGTTGGTCGTCAACGTCAGCATAACGAAGACTGCTTTGGGATTGCGACTAAAATTGAAAAAGTAGACTTACCAAAAAACCGCTCTCTTCAAGCACAAGGCTTATATATTCTCTGCGATGGTATGGGGGGACACGCCGGCGGTGAAGTAGCCAGTGAGTTAGCAGTCAACACCCTGCGGCAATATTTTCAAGAACACTGGAATACTGATCAACTGCCCACAGAAGAAATCATTCGGGAAGCGGTTTATTTAGCTAATAAGGCAATTTACGAGCAGAATCAACAAGATGCCCGTTCTGGGGTAGGGCGCATGGGTACTACCTTGGTGATGCTCCTAATTCAAGGTAATCAAGCCGCCGTTGCCCATGTGGGAGATAGTCGCCTCTACCGCCTAACTCGCAAACGCGGCTTAGAACAATTGACAGTAGATCATGAAGTTGGTCAACGGGAAATCAATAGAGGTGTAGAAGCTAGTATTGCTTATTCCCGCCCTGATGCTTATCAATTGACTCAAGCCTTAGGACCTCGTGACGAAACAGCTATAAATCCCGATGTCGATTTTTTTGATATTAATGAGGACAGTCTCTTTATTCTGGTTTCAGATGGTCTATCAGACAATGACTTACTAGAAACATACTGGGAAACCCACCTCCAACCCTTATTAAGTTTTGCCAATAATTTGGAACAAGGTGTCACAGGATTAATCGACTTAGCCAATCAATACAACGGTCATGACAACATTACTGCTATACTTATCCGGGCAAAAGTGCGTCCGAATATGGGGAGTAGCGAGTAATCAATTCAAAATTCAAAATTTAAACCCTTTTGCAGAACTAGGAAATCAAAGTGTAGAAGTGCCGTAGGGGCGGGTTTACCCGAATCATCGTGAATAATTGAGGATATCTGTGAACCCGCCTCTACTAAAATCTAAAATCTAAAATTGGTTGATTTTTAACTTTTGACTTGATTTGTCCCCAGTCTCTAGTTATTTAATTTTAACTTTTGACTTTTGATTTTTGACTTTTGACTTGATTTGTCCCCCATCCCTAACTTTTATCCAGGTTGTATTGTGGTTACTCTCACCTTGTTAGAACCGCAACAAAAAACACCCCTTAAACAGTGGTGTTTTGAAAATTCCGCCGTAATTCGGATTGGTCGAGCGGCGGATAATCATGTTGTTTTAACTGATAGTTTGGTTTCCCGGCATCATCTCGAAATTCGGCAAGTCAGTTCTGCTAAGAATCCTGGCTCATGGCAAGTGATTAGTAAAGGCACAAATGGCACTTTTTTAGACGGTGTGCTGGTAATTCAGGGTTCGTTGCCTAATAATGCCCAGCTACAACTGGCGCAGGGTGGACCAATCTTGCAGTTCCAGATTCAGGAGGAGACAGCACCGAATCCTAATTTGCGATCGCCTACGGTGAGCAGTAGTTCATCGCCTACGGTGGGGCGTAGCCCATTCCCTGATGCTGGCGAGATACCGGGAAATATTGTTAAACCAGTTGTTTCTAGTAGCAAGTCGAGTAGTTCATCCCACAGTTGCAACCATGAAGGTAATGCTCCTGGGAATCTGTTTTGTGTTCATTGTGGTCAACCTATTGTTGTACAGCAGACAATTCGCCGTTACCAGGTGTTGCGAACTCTGGGACAGGGAGGTATGGGTACTACTTATTTAGCTTGGGATGGAGATAGCTTGATTGCAGGACGACAGCAATTATTCGTGTTGAAGCAAATGAATGCTGATATGGCAAAAATTGCCAAAGCTCAGGAATTGTTTGAACGGGAGGCTAACACCCTTAAATCCCTGAATCATGAGGGAATTCCTAAGTATTATGACTTTTTTGTAGAAGCTGGTAAAAAATACTTGGCAATGGAATTAGTTCATGGCCAGGATTTAGAAAAACGCATCTATACAACTGGGCCAGTTACACCAAAGCTAGCGATCGCCTGGATGATTCAAACCTGCCATATTCTAGATTACCTCCACAGCCAAGAACCACCACTGATTCACCGTGATATTAAACCCGCTAACCTGATGGTACGAAATGCGAATAATCAAATAGTTGTGCTAGATTTTGGCGCAGTGAAAGAGATTGGTACAACCCCTGGTACTCGCATAGGTGCAGAAGGCTATTGCGCCCCCGAACAGGAACGGGGACAACCTCTAACACAATCTGATTTATATGCGATCGGACCTACACTAATTTTTCTGCTGACAGGCGAAAACCCTTTCAAATTTTATCGTCAAAAAGGGCGCAGTTTTCACTTTGACGTGAGCAAAATTCCCACTGTCACGCCCCAATTAAGGGAGATTATTGAGCGTGTTACCGAACCTTTACCGCGCGATCGTTATCAAACGGCGAAGGAACTAGCCCAAGCATTAGCTAATTGTCATTAAGGTATTGGGGACTGGAGACTGAGGACTGGGTATTTGGTTATTGGATATCTGACTTTTCACGGGATCTGGAAAACCCCTCTCCAAAGAAGCGGAGCGGCTTCTCGCTAGACCTGGGTTTCTCAAAAAGGTTGAAGAAATAGGGAATACTCATCCCGATCCTCTGGATTTGCCCCTGCGTAATCCCCCCACCCGCAAGCAACTAGCATCTCGGAGGATTCTTTCTTTCCTACGGAACGCTTCGCGAACACTACACTTCGTTCAGTTCAGAATGACATTGGGCATTTCTTTTTGTGGAGTTCTCTTAGTCATTTTCTCTGTCCCCTGTCCTCTGTCCTCTGTCCTCTGTCCTCTGTCCTCTGTCCTCTGTCCTCTGTCCTCTGTCCCCTGTCCCCTGTCCCCTGTTCCCTGTCCCCTGTCCCCTGTTTCCAAAATGTTCTGGTACAACGGTAGTTTAATTCAGTCCCACACTCTGGAATTAGATATTAATGACCCAGGTTTACTTTATGGGGCAACGATTTTTACAACTTTACGAGTGTATAACAGTTCGCTAGATAGTAGTTTAACTAACTGGCAGGCACATTGCGATCGCCTACTTTTCTCTCTACAAGCTTTTAGTTGGCAACAACCAGACTGGAAACGCTTACGTCAAGGCGCAGAGGCGATGTTAACTCACTTCCCCGTTCTCAGAATTACCATCTTTCCCGATGGTAGGGAATGGATAATTGGCAGAATATTACCAGAGGATTTGTCAGCAAAGCAAAAACACGGTGTTGCTTGTGCTGTTGCTAGTTCAGCATGGTCTCGTAGTCTTCCTTCTCATAAAACTGGTAACTACCTGGGTGCTTGGTTAGCCAAAAACACAGTCTCAGGAAATGCCCAAGAAGCCATTCTTGTAGATGGCACAGGGAATTGGCTGGAAACCAGCACAGGTAATCTTTGGGGGTGGGTTAATGGTAGTTGGTGGACACCATCATTAACTGCGGGTATATTACCTGGAATTAGCCGTCAGCAATTAATGAGTCGGCTGCACAATCATCAACAGGTAGTGCATGAAGAACATTGGACACCTAAATTCGTCCAAAGCTTAGAAGCGATCGCCTACACTAATAGTGTGGTGGAAATTATCCCCATACATACCGTTAATCAGCCTACAGGGTCGCTACAATATAATCCCTACCATCCAAGCTTACAAAAACTAAGGGGACTATTATTTAGCATGACAGAACTATGATTTTGTTATACCTTAAGATAAGTTAACATAATTCTAATAATGCCCTACGCACAAAAATACGGGAGGATCAACCTCAGTGAATAAAAGATGGAGAAATGCGGGGCTGTACGCGCTGCTATTTATTGTTGTAATTGCACTTGGCACAGCTTTCTTTGATAAACCCCGCGAAAGTCGGGAAACATGGCGATATAGCCAATTTATTCAAGAAGTTGAAAAAGGCAGAGTGGAAAAAGTCAGCTTAAGTGCAGACCGTTCCACCGCTTTGGTAACACCCAGATACGACCCCAGTAAAAAACTTGTTACTTTAGTCAACGACCCAGACCTTATAAATACTCTTACTACCAAAGGCGTTGATATATCCGTTTCACCTCAAAGCGAAGATGGATTATGGCTCAAGGCACTAAGCAGCTTATTCCTCCCAGTATTACTGCTGGTAGGCTTATTCTTCTTGCTCCGTCGCGCTCAAAATGGCCCTGGTAGCCAAGCTATGAACTTTGGTAAATCCAAGGCGAGGGTGCAAATGGAGCCTCAAACTCAAGTCACCTTTAGCGATGTTGCCGGTATCGACCAAGCCAAATTAGAACTAAACGAAGTTGTAGACTTTTTGAAAAATGCCGATCGCTTTACCGCAGTCGGTGCAAAAATTCCTAAAGGTGTGCTACTAGTAGGCCCTCCCGGTACAGGTAAAACCCTCCTAGCTCGTGCAGTAGCCGGAGAAGCAGGTGTACCTTTCTTCTCCATCTCCGGTTCTGAGTTTGTGGAAATGTTTGTCGGTGTGGGTGCTTCCCGCGTCCGTGACTTATTTGAACAAGCTAAAACCAATGCTCCCTGTATCGTCTTCATTGATGAAATTGACGCTGTAGGTCGTCAACGGGGTGCAGGTTTAGGTGGTGGTAACGATGAACGGGAACAAACCCTTAACCAGTTACTCACCGAAATGGATGGATTTGAAGGCAACACCGGCATTATTATTATTGCCGCTACTAACCGTCCTGACGTATTAGACGCAGCTTTATTACGTCCCGGTCGTTTTGACCGTCAAGTCGTTGTAGACCGTCCCGACTATGCTGGACGTAGCGAAATCCTCAAAGTCCATGCTCGTGGTAAGACCCTAGCCAAAGACGTAGACCTAGATAAAATCGCTCGCCGTACCCCTGGCTTTACTGGTGCAGATTTATCTAACCTGCTCAATGAAGCGGCAATTTTGGCAGCAAGACGCAACTTGACCGAAATTTCGATGGATGAAATCAATGATGCCATCGATCGCGTCTTAGCTGGCCCAGAGAAGAAAGACCGGGTAATGAGCGAAAAACGCAAAACTCTAGTAGCTTATCATGAAGCTGGTCACGCTTTAGTTGGTGCTTTGATGCCCGACTATGACCCAGTACAAAAAATCAGCATCATTCCCCGTGGTCGTGCTGGTGGTTTAACTTGGTTCACCCCCAGCGAAGACCGCATGGATACTGGCTTGTACAGCCGCGCCTATCTAGAAAATCAGATGGCTGTGGCTTTAGGTGGTCGTTTAGCTGAAGAAATTATCTTTGGTGAAGAAGAAGTTACCACCGGTGCTTCCAACGACTTACAGCAAGTTGCTCGTGTAGCGCGTCAAATGATTACCCGATTTGGTATGAGTGATAAACTCGGCCCCGTCGCCCTTGGTCGTCAACAAGGCAATATGTTCCTCGGTCGGGATATCATGTCAGAGCGTGATTTCTCTGAAGAAACTGCTGCTGCTATTGACGCAGAAGTTCGGAAATTAGTAGACACAGCCTACGATCGCGCTAAAGATGTGTTAGTAAGTAACCGCCACATTTTAGATCAAATCGCGCAAATGCTGGTTGAAAAAGAAACTGTAGATGCCGATGAATTGCAAGAAATTCTGGTAAATAACGACGTAAAAACCGCCGCGTTTGCCTAGTTTTGTTAGCTGAAAAACATCAAAAATGGGGTTGTTCTCACCAGAATGACCCCATTTTTTTAATGATAAAAGTGGATAAGAACCCCACCCCCAACCCCCTCCCCGCTAGCAAGGAGGGGGCTATGACGTTACCTCATGTGATATTTATTAGCAGATATCTAATAGATTTGAGTCAAGTATTGTTCTAAGAGTGAGGCGATCGCATCAGGACAGTTTTTCTTGTATTTCTTCTTACCTAGCATTAAAACACAGTTTGGCGCACTGCTACAGCGTTTTTGGCAGTCTGTGTGTTCGATAGTTACTTTGTCGAGTAAACCGCGATCGCATAAAGTCTGTTCTAAATCTGATAATAAACCTTTACCACCCCGTTTCATGCAACCGGATTTTTGACACACCATGATCTTGGCTGATGGTTGCGGTGGTAAATCTTGAGTAAGATGGGAGTGTAGCCCATCGCTAATCGTTGTAACTTGATAAGCTTTGAGTTTAATTGTACCTTTATATCTATTTAACTTACCGACACCATAAATATTAATTCGTTCACCTATTTCTAAGGATGAACTCAAAGCAGTCCGTAACTTTTTTGGTAGTTTAATTAACACATCTCCAGAGGAAATTGCCAAACTTAAGTATTTAACCTTTTTAGGTTTATTGCCAATAAAACCTAAAAAATCACCCTCAAGATTAAACTCTGATAACGTCAAAAATTTGTCACCCATATTCAATAACTCAAAAAGTTTTGGCTAGAAAATACTCTGTGTCTTTGTGGCTCTGTGGTTCAATATTTTTTTACCACTCCAGACACAAAAACACAGAGAGAAAAATGGTTTTTTACCTGCCGCTAAAAATTTTAGGAAATTCTTTTAGCTTCTAGGGTTTTAGGTAAATTACTTGCATCGGGTATTTCCAGAAATTCTAATTCCCAACCGTTAGCTAGGGTCAGAATCTTGCCTTCAGCACCATCTGTTTGTTTAACTACTATTTCCTCTAAGTCTTTTTTAGGAACATAGACTGTTAAGTTACCGCCATTATCCATTCGTAACATCACTTTCATGGTTTTCCTCAGCAGATTCTATTTCTCTTTCCCGACAGCCAACAATGATTCCTTTGTCCAAAAAATGTATTGCATAAATATAGGAACGCTGTAGAAAAGTTCCTATACTCGATACATAACCGATGTCTCCCTTTTTCGCTAAAATTTCCCCCAGTTCTCTCCCTGGAAATGTGCCATCATTCTTAATTTGTTTGCGAAGTCTGACTTTTTCTCCAAGTTCAAAAGCGGGTTCTAAATCCAACTCGTATTCATCGCGCTGCATGAGAATACCTCTGTTCTTTTACCAAGTTCAGCAGTTCTTCGGTGGTCAAACTGCGCTTTTTCTTGACGGACTCTTGGCGGACTGCATCTAAAACAGACTGGGTTTCTTCTGCATTGAGAAAAATCCCATTTTGTTCTAGTAAACTAGATACCAAGTGTCGTCCAGAATGTTTACCTAGTACCAAGCGACGTTCCCAACCGACTTCTTCCGGTGCAAAGGGTTCGTAGGTGTTGGGGTTTTGCATGACACCATGAGCATGGATTCCTGACTCGTGAGCAAAGGTATTTTCACCAACGATCGCTTTCCAAGGTGGTACGCTAGCACCAGAGGCGGCCGCTACCAGTTGTGATAATTCCAACAACCGGGCTGTTTTAATACCCATATCTACGCCATAGATGCGTTTGATGGCCATGACCACTTCTTCTAAAGCAGCATTACCAGCTCTCTCACCCAAGCCAATAACTGTAGTATTTACAGATG from Nostoc sp. UHCC 0870 includes these protein-coding regions:
- a CDS encoding serine/threonine phosphatase, which translates into the protein MLICPECQFENPNANKFCQKCGASLSYKVCPQCSTDVPVNALQCHNCGAECGTVWWAIVAQLGTGDWELGAGGAGEEENIGEEMPDSPCPIPNEPALSPQFSVGSYLDKEQRYQFLESPSAQNAEVCAKVLDCQPYQVSLVETILANQQQGLIAPVAEANGIPKIAEPYIVLQSPHHPEIPKIHDAWQDGDVQVILIEDRSHWQYLLDSWKKETTSSLQILHWCYQMTQLWFLLEPLECHYSLLDLSNLRLDEDQSLGLQRLYVETLNSQISAGLKEEEEEPLELSGEPITLKALGRVWQALFRSSQRTQFGLLIQVLDDLEQGTIQTIAQLRSRLQEVATELEVTTSPIFQSMEEEQTTSPTLLQVDDFEDSASRADDLPTVVLSVQLSSLEDAGLTDVGRQRQHNEDCFGIATKIEKVDLPKNRSLQAQGLYILCDGMGGHAGGEVASELAVNTLRQYFQEHWNTDQLPTEEIIREAVYLANKAIYEQNQQDARSGVGRMGTTLVMLLIQGNQAAVAHVGDSRLYRLTRKRGLEQLTVDHEVGQREINRGVEASIAYSRPDAYQLTQALGPRDETAINPDVDFFDINEDSLFILVSDGLSDNDLLETYWETHLQPLLSFANNLEQGVTGLIDLANQYNGHDNITAILIRAKVRPNMGSSE
- a CDS encoding nitrogen fixation protein NifZ translates to MQRDEYELDLEPAFELGEKVRLRKQIKNDGTFPGRELGEILAKKGDIGYVSSIGTFLQRSYIYAIHFLDKGIIVGCREREIESAEENHESDVTNG
- a CDS encoding (2Fe-2S) ferredoxin domain-containing protein produces the protein MGDKFLTLSEFNLEGDFLGFIGNKPKKVKYLSLAISSGDVLIKLPKKLRTALSSSLEIGERINIYGVGKLNRYKGTIKLKAYQVTTISDGLHSHLTQDLPPQPSAKIMVCQKSGCMKRGGKGLLSDLEQTLCDRGLLDKVTIEHTDCQKRCSSAPNCVLMLGKKKYKKNCPDAIASLLEQYLTQIY
- a CDS encoding FHA domain-containing serine/threonine-protein kinase codes for the protein MVTLTLLEPQQKTPLKQWCFENSAVIRIGRAADNHVVLTDSLVSRHHLEIRQVSSAKNPGSWQVISKGTNGTFLDGVLVIQGSLPNNAQLQLAQGGPILQFQIQEETAPNPNLRSPTVSSSSSPTVGRSPFPDAGEIPGNIVKPVVSSSKSSSSSHSCNHEGNAPGNLFCVHCGQPIVVQQTIRRYQVLRTLGQGGMGTTYLAWDGDSLIAGRQQLFVLKQMNADMAKIAKAQELFEREANTLKSLNHEGIPKYYDFFVEAGKKYLAMELVHGQDLEKRIYTTGPVTPKLAIAWMIQTCHILDYLHSQEPPLIHRDIKPANLMVRNANNQIVVLDFGAVKEIGTTPGTRIGAEGYCAPEQERGQPLTQSDLYAIGPTLIFLLTGENPFKFYRQKGRSFHFDVSKIPTVTPQLREIIERVTEPLPRDRYQTAKELAQALANCH
- the ftsH3 gene encoding ATP-dependent zinc metalloprotease FtsH3; this encodes MNKRWRNAGLYALLFIVVIALGTAFFDKPRESRETWRYSQFIQEVEKGRVEKVSLSADRSTALVTPRYDPSKKLVTLVNDPDLINTLTTKGVDISVSPQSEDGLWLKALSSLFLPVLLLVGLFFLLRRAQNGPGSQAMNFGKSKARVQMEPQTQVTFSDVAGIDQAKLELNEVVDFLKNADRFTAVGAKIPKGVLLVGPPGTGKTLLARAVAGEAGVPFFSISGSEFVEMFVGVGASRVRDLFEQAKTNAPCIVFIDEIDAVGRQRGAGLGGGNDEREQTLNQLLTEMDGFEGNTGIIIIAATNRPDVLDAALLRPGRFDRQVVVDRPDYAGRSEILKVHARGKTLAKDVDLDKIARRTPGFTGADLSNLLNEAAILAARRNLTEISMDEINDAIDRVLAGPEKKDRVMSEKRKTLVAYHEAGHALVGALMPDYDPVQKISIIPRGRAGGLTWFTPSEDRMDTGLYSRAYLENQMAVALGGRLAEEIIFGEEEVTTGASNDLQQVARVARQMITRFGMSDKLGPVALGRQQGNMFLGRDIMSERDFSEETAAAIDAEVRKLVDTAYDRAKDVLVSNRHILDQIAQMLVEKETVDADELQEILVNNDVKTAAFA
- a CDS encoding aminotransferase class IV, with product MFWYNGSLIQSHTLELDINDPGLLYGATIFTTLRVYNSSLDSSLTNWQAHCDRLLFSLQAFSWQQPDWKRLRQGAEAMLTHFPVLRITIFPDGREWIIGRILPEDLSAKQKHGVACAVASSAWSRSLPSHKTGNYLGAWLAKNTVSGNAQEAILVDGTGNWLETSTGNLWGWVNGSWWTPSLTAGILPGISRQQLMSRLHNHQQVVHEEHWTPKFVQSLEAIAYTNSVVEIIPIHTVNQPTGSLQYNPYHPSLQKLRGLLFSMTEL
- the nifT gene encoding putative nitrogen fixation protein NifT, which produces MKVMLRMDNGGNLTVYVPKKDLEEIVVKQTDGAEGKILTLANGWELEFLEIPDASNLPKTLEAKRIS